One Candidatus Cloacimonadota bacterium genomic region harbors:
- a CDS encoding TIGR00159 family protein, translating to MSFLVPKFKDIIDILVIAFLLYRLILLSKRTGGSQILLGLGVVILMYFLASVLHLEMLTSFLKVLKDYWVIAFIILFQPEIRGLFARIAQNHDFKSLFRSVKKSVYSPLLNAVSIMSFRKIGALIVIENNRKLNDYIESGELIDAQISIKLLLTIFNNKTILHDGAVIIRNNRILACKVVLPLSENIEYTQKFGTRHLAAIGVTESTDAFTIVVSEETGNISATSKGEIFTNLSIDELSQKIKDET from the coding sequence ATGAGTTTTCTCGTTCCCAAGTTCAAAGATATCATCGATATTTTAGTGATCGCCTTTTTACTCTATCGTTTGATCCTGCTTTCCAAAAGAACCGGTGGATCACAAATCCTGCTTGGTCTGGGAGTTGTGATCCTGATGTATTTTCTTGCCTCTGTTTTACATTTGGAAATGCTGACTTCGTTTTTGAAAGTTTTGAAAGATTACTGGGTCATCGCATTTATCATTCTTTTCCAACCTGAGATCAGAGGTTTATTTGCCAGGATCGCTCAAAACCATGACTTTAAATCTCTTTTCAGAAGTGTTAAAAAATCTGTTTATTCACCGCTTTTGAATGCAGTCTCCATCATGTCATTCAGGAAGATCGGAGCCTTGATCGTGATCGAGAACAACCGGAAACTGAATGATTATATCGAAAGCGGAGAACTTATCGATGCCCAAATATCCATAAAATTACTGCTGACCATTTTTAATAATAAAACCATCCTGCATGACGGAGCAGTAATTATCCGCAATAACAGGATCCTTGCCTGTAAAGTTGTTCTTCCTCTGTCGGAAAATATTGAATATACCCAGAAATTCGGAACAAGACATCTCGCAGCTATCGGTGTTACCGAATCGACAGATGCTTTCACTATTGTTGTTTCGGAAGAGACCGGTAATATATCCGCAACTTCCAAAGGAGAGATCTTTACCAATCTTTCCATCGATGAACTTTCGCAGAAAATAAAGGATGAAACTTAA